A DNA window from Vibrio tarriae contains the following coding sequences:
- a CDS encoding methyl-accepting chemotaxis protein produces the protein MTLGFKGRIYASVVILVTISLMVLGTINMLSLKREMIQSLTTETQNKLNYHVSELEFWVKSRYDAVSHGSKLFNPELSDADNLNQVRLLAEAAQITNVITAYEDGRSYMSIDKEGGVTTNRFKFTDRDWYQQAKSRRSPFLTEIYQDQVTGKKVISAVSPILHQGQFVGAVLGDFQLDDIITQVSNMRFAGGAATLTDKNAVFFASDDPNDIGRTPSQVSPSFREMEDGFHRQESGHLSFPYLGIEFDGYYKRVNLTDDMYWTLMVFVDKATALADVDVAVANALTTGVILIAISVGVIIFIINQIYKPLLRLKVAVLDLAQGSGDLTRRLEVNGNDDLAQISEGFNRFSGNLQNMMLQISDTTQIISSSIEQLSQTAKENEQMLISHSSETDQVVTAITEMSESARTVAESVTQSNQITEAASKEAQQSLVIVNNAVSTVTSLVNDVEKMSESISSMNRDANKISEVLSVIGAISEQTNLLALNAAIEAARAGEQGRGFAVVADEVRALAARTQNSTTEISDMLTKLLEGTDSVVGAMERTKQQCQTTADKTSEVSGSLNMMSASVSDIDDLSTQIAAATEQQSTVAAELSRNMLSIREIVESLVVSGRQTVGATESLSHSNHELEQLVGKFKLR, from the coding sequence ATGACTCTAGGATTCAAAGGAAGAATATACGCCAGTGTGGTCATCTTGGTGACCATATCGCTAATGGTGTTAGGCACGATTAATATGCTCTCTCTCAAACGAGAGATGATTCAATCATTAACCACCGAAACACAAAACAAGCTCAATTATCACGTTTCAGAACTCGAGTTTTGGGTGAAAAGTCGTTATGACGCTGTATCTCATGGTTCGAAGTTGTTTAACCCTGAACTTTCAGATGCGGACAATCTCAATCAAGTGCGCTTATTGGCTGAGGCGGCACAAATCACCAATGTCATTACGGCCTACGAAGATGGTCGTTCTTACATGTCGATAGATAAAGAGGGGGGAGTGACGACAAATCGGTTTAAATTTACTGACCGTGACTGGTATCAACAGGCCAAAAGTCGTCGTAGCCCATTTTTGACTGAGATTTATCAAGATCAAGTTACAGGCAAAAAAGTGATCAGTGCCGTTAGCCCGATTCTTCATCAAGGTCAATTTGTAGGGGCTGTGCTGGGTGACTTCCAGCTTGATGACATCATCACCCAAGTGAGTAACATGCGTTTTGCTGGAGGAGCGGCCACGCTGACCGACAAAAATGCGGTGTTTTTTGCTAGCGATGATCCTAACGATATTGGCCGCACACCTTCACAAGTCAGCCCATCATTTCGTGAAATGGAAGACGGGTTTCATCGTCAAGAGAGTGGGCATCTCTCGTTTCCTTATCTTGGGATCGAATTTGATGGTTATTACAAACGGGTCAATCTAACCGATGATATGTATTGGACCTTGATGGTGTTTGTCGATAAAGCCACCGCGTTAGCGGATGTCGATGTCGCTGTGGCTAATGCGCTCACGACGGGGGTAATACTTATCGCGATCAGTGTTGGGGTGATCATCTTCATCATCAACCAAATCTATAAACCTTTGCTGCGTTTGAAAGTCGCGGTTCTGGATTTGGCTCAAGGCAGTGGTGATTTGACTCGCCGACTGGAAGTGAATGGTAATGATGACTTGGCGCAAATCAGTGAAGGCTTCAACCGTTTTTCAGGCAATTTACAAAACATGATGCTGCAAATTTCCGATACGACTCAGATCATTTCAAGCAGCATTGAGCAGTTAAGCCAGACGGCGAAAGAGAACGAACAGATGTTGATTTCTCACTCTTCCGAAACCGATCAGGTGGTCACTGCGATTACTGAAATGAGTGAGAGTGCGCGCACGGTGGCGGAAAGTGTGACGCAATCGAATCAGATCACGGAAGCGGCGAGCAAAGAAGCGCAGCAATCTTTGGTGATTGTGAATAATGCCGTTTCAACCGTGACCTCGTTGGTCAATGATGTTGAGAAAATGTCGGAAAGCATCTCTAGCATGAATCGTGATGCAAACAAAATCAGCGAAGTGTTGAGTGTGATTGGCGCGATTTCTGAGCAGACCAATTTGCTCGCCTTGAACGCCGCTATTGAAGCGGCGCGAGCGGGTGAACAAGGTCGTGGTTTTGCGGTGGTGGCCGATGAAGTGCGTGCTTTAGCGGCAAGAACGCAAAACAGCACCACGGAAATCTCCGATATGTTGACGAAATTGCTGGAAGGTACCGACAGCGTCGTGGGGGCGATGGAGCGTACTAAGCAGCAGTGTCAAACGACGGCGGATAAAACCTCTGAAGTTTCAGGTAGCCTGAATATGATGAGTGCATCGGTGAGCGACATTGATGATCTCAGCACACAAATTGCGGCGGCGACAGAGCAGCAAAGTACGGTGGCGGCAGAGCTTAGCCGTAACATGCTCTCAATCCGTGAGATAGTGGAGTCTCTTGTGGTCAGCGGAAGACAGACCGTGGGCGCGACAGAATCGCTTTCTCACTCGAATCATGAATTAGAACAGCTAGTAGGCAAATTTAAACTGCGTTAA